A region of the Stieleria neptunia genome:
AGATTGGGATCGTAACATTTTCGTCTCCGGGACATATCAATCCCTCGATCACGCTGGCGAAAGAGTTGGAGCGACGAGGTCATCGGGTGACGTTCTACACGCTCGTCAACGGAGTGGCGAAGATCGAAGCGGCCGGCTTTCGAGTGCGCCCCTATGGATTGCATGAGCTTGGAGAGGAATCGATTGCGGAAAGCTATCGCGAACTCGGAAATCTGACGGGGTTGCGGGCGGTGCGGTTCACCGTCGAACTGCTAAAACGCCGGATCACCATTGGGCTGCGTGAACTTCCAATGTGCTTTCGGGAAGATCAAATCGATGGGCTGGTCATTGACCAAGTTGTACCCGCCGGCACCGTGATTGCTCGTTCAGAAAACATTCCGTTTGTGACATTGTCGAATGCACTGCCGATGAATCTCGACGCGATCGCCCCTCCGGTGTTCAGCCACCGTGGACCGGCTCGCGGTCCTTTGGATCGGCTCGGGATTCGTTTGCTGAACGGTCTACAAAACCACCTGGCAAAACCGCTTGTCGCAATCGCAAACCAATACCAGCGGGCGAATCGATTGCCGATCTACAGGTCGATTACGGAGCTGCGATCAGAGTTAGCCCAGGTGACCCAGCTTCCGCCACAGTTCGACTTTCGCCGCAGTCAGATCGACGAAACGTTTCACTACACCGGTCCATTTCATAGTCGAGAGTCGCGTCCGCCGGTGGACTTTCCCTGGGACCGTTTGTCGGACGAGGTTCCATTGATCTACGCCTCGATGGGGACGTTGCAAAACCAAATTCGCCGGGTCTTCGAGATGATTGCCGAGGCTTGCCGGGAGCTGCCGGTGCAATTGGTCATTTCGCTCGGTGCAAAAGTCACTCCCGACGAGTATGCGCACCTGCCGGGGAACCCGATCACCGTCGGCTACGCCCCACAACTTGAGCTGTTGCAGAAGGCCTCGGTGTGCATCACGCACGCGGGACTGAATACGGCGCTCGAGTCCATCGCGCATGGTGTCCCGATGTTGGCCATCCCCATCACCAATGACCAACCGGGCGTCGCCGCGCGGATTCGACATCACGGTTTGGGCCGCGTCATCGGGCTGCAAAAACTGACGGTGGCAAAGATCCGCACGACTCTGCAAACGTTGTTGCAAGACCCGCAATACACCGAAAAAGCCAACGCCTTTCAAGCGGCGATTGCCTCGGTCGACGGCGCCAGCGAGGCTACAAAAATCATCGAAACGGCGCTCAATGCAAAACCGATCCGCGAACTTGCTTGAGTCGCATCGTGTCGTGACGGCTTGAGAGTTTGTGTCGGAAGATGCCTCTGGACGAGGGAGTCGCGATGTCGTTTGACGAAGAAGAAGTAACAGCCAAAGACCGAGAACCGGGCCCCGACGTCACGCGGAAACTTTTCCGGCAGTGGCAGATGGCGAGACGTGGGCGGTTCCCGGCGGAAGACATGACCAACCCTGTTTGGCGTTGGCTCTTTCGCGGTCGCGTGGATCCCTATCATGCGAACGAACGATTCAAATCGCGTCTGAAAAAGATGCTGGGCACGATCGACTTTCCCAATGAACCCCGGTGGGCGGGATGTCGCCTGGGACAGTCACGAACTCAGCTATCAGATGGTCGTCTCTTCTGGATCGCTGGGGAACACGAAGATTTCTACGATCCAGACTTTTACATCTACAACGATGTCATCGTCCAGCAAGCCGATGGGGATACTCAGATCTATGGATACCCTGAAACGAGTTTCCGGCCTACCGACTTCCACTCCGCAACGCTCGTCAATGACGAAAAAACCATCCTGCTGATCGGCAGCATCGGCTATCCCGAACAACGGGACATCGGCCGGACTCCAATCTACGCTCTTGATACGGAAAACTTTCAAATCGACGAAATCGCATCGACTGGAAATCACCCCGGCTGGATCAGCAAGCACACTGCAACATTGAGTGAAGACGAATCGTCGATCATCATTTCTGGCGGCGAGGTCATGACGGAGGACGGTCTGCTAGAAAGTATCGACGACTGGTCGTTGACGCTTGCCGATTTTCGTTGGACTCGTTTGACCCTGCGAAAGTGGATTCGATTCCAAGTTGGACGGGCCGACCAGACGGGACTGCATCTATGGAACTATGACATGCGGAAATTCTCGCTCGAACATCCCGGTGCCGGACTCGACCGCGAGGACGACTTGGCCGATGAGATCGGTGCGGAGCCGAACATGGAGGCGTATGACGCGCTATACAAGCCGCCGGTTCCACATTCGCCGGTTGATCAGGATCCTGAAAACGAAGACGGTTGGCGGACCAAGAAGGTCACGATTGAGGGTGTGCCGGTGCGTTATACCGATGAAATGGAACACTTGACGGTCACCATCGAAGGCGACCTGCCCAAGACAATCGTCGATTCCCTTGCAAAAGACTTGTGCAGTAAACTGGCACTCGTTGAGAATACTGACTGTCGGATCAAATGGATCGATTGACAGCACGCCACAACAGCGTTCTCTCCGGCAAGTCCCATGACCACCACCGTTGGATCACTGATTTCACTTCTGGCCACGCTGACCGCCGCGCGAGATGCCGTTGGCACGCTAAAGCAAACAATGGGGGATCGCTAATGATGAGCGACAATGTCAACCGGAAGTCCAGCGACAAGACGCGATGGCTGTTGGTCGGCGTCGCGGGCGTGCTTGGCGTCGCCTGGCTGGTATTTTGGTTCGGCGGCTTCAGTGTCTTCGGTCCGCCTCCGCGACATTTGCAAGAACGCTGGGAAGCCGGTCAGTTCGATCTTTCAGATGACGAACGACAACGACTTCGAGGAATCTCGGTCGAGTTCGATCCCTCCAACGAGAGAGACGCAGACCGTGCGATTGAGCAGACCGCGCTGGTCGGTTCGTATGTGATGAAACGGGAAGAACCGGTGAAGCGTCGCGAGGAACTTGCCGTCTTTCAGGAAGATCCGACGCGCAAAGTCGCCGTGACGACGGAAGAGTTCCGACACTTCTATCAAGCGTACGCCAATCAAGACCATCCGGTATTCATCACGTCTGACTCGATCTTGAATGCGTTTCATCGGATTCTCGAAGACTCGATTCTCAAACTGGAGTTTCGCCAGATTGAACGGTTGCAAAGACTGTTGCCGATCCTTGACGAGCGGCTTGCTGTGACGCGGCGGTCCGCTGATTCCGAAGTCGACCGATCGGCCCGTCGTCGCGCACAAACGGTCATCGGCGTTGCTCGTCAGCTGATCGATCCCAGCTATGAACCCGATTCCGAGATCCGCCGGATCGTACAAGAAGAAACGGAACGTGTGGAAAGCGGATCGGGGCAATCCATGCCCGACTGGCTCGGCGAACCCAAACCGTCGTTTCTTGCCATCGACTATTCGCGTTTTACGCCCATGGGACTCCACACCCGCAGCGATGTGCTTCGCCGTCACTACCGGTCGGTCCGATGGTTGCAAACCATTCCATTTTACGTGGGCGATGACGAACATCTGCTTTCGTTCAGACTGATAGCTGAGGCGGCCGACGGCACGAATTGGGCGTCATTCGCGGAGACGTATCGCGAGTTCTTCGGTGGTACCGACGACTGGAATTTGCAGACGTTGAATTCGCTGCAACCAGACCGCAGCGATTCGCCGGATTCGATCGACACGCTCCGCAGCAAACTTTTGCAACGCCTCGACGCCAAAGGGCCGCCGAGCAAAATCAACGATCGGGTCGCCGAGGAATTTGCACCGCGTAACTCTGAAAGCTTGTCCCTCCATGTCTTGTCCGCGTATCGAACTCCCGAAGCAATCTTGTTCCAGGCGACGGCTGATTGGACGAAGACTCCGCCGTCCGTCGGATTGCTCCTCTGCACCGCG
Encoded here:
- a CDS encoding glycosyltransferase — its product is MSKIGIVTFSSPGHINPSITLAKELERRGHRVTFYTLVNGVAKIEAAGFRVRPYGLHELGEESIAESYRELGNLTGLRAVRFTVELLKRRITIGLRELPMCFREDQIDGLVIDQVVPAGTVIARSENIPFVTLSNALPMNLDAIAPPVFSHRGPARGPLDRLGIRLLNGLQNHLAKPLVAIANQYQRANRLPIYRSITELRSELAQVTQLPPQFDFRRSQIDETFHYTGPFHSRESRPPVDFPWDRLSDEVPLIYASMGTLQNQIRRVFEMIAEACRELPVQLVISLGAKVTPDEYAHLPGNPITVGYAPQLELLQKASVCITHAGLNTALESIAHGVPMLAIPITNDQPGVAARIRHHGLGRVIGLQKLTVAKIRTTLQTLLQDPQYTEKANAFQAAIASVDGASEATKIIETALNAKPIRELA
- a CDS encoding DUF3160 domain-containing protein, with translation MMSDNVNRKSSDKTRWLLVGVAGVLGVAWLVFWFGGFSVFGPPPRHLQERWEAGQFDLSDDERQRLRGISVEFDPSNERDADRAIEQTALVGSYVMKREEPVKRREELAVFQEDPTRKVAVTTEEFRHFYQAYANQDHPVFITSDSILNAFHRILEDSILKLEFRQIERLQRLLPILDERLAVTRRSADSEVDRSARRRAQTVIGVARQLIDPSYEPDSEIRRIVQEETERVESGSGQSMPDWLGEPKPSFLAIDYSRFTPMGLHTRSDVLRRHYRSVRWLQTIPFYVGDDEHLLSFRLIAEAADGTNWASFAETYREFFGGTDDWNLQTLNSLQPDRSDSPDSIDTLRSKLLQRLDAKGPPSKINDRVAEEFAPRNSESLSLHVLSAYRTPEAILFQATADWTKTPPSVGLLLCTALGSKLARQRLAESNESESIAKIDSLGRLLDDDSVYGEYLQCLATLLNPIDSSPGFMSTERWQLKSCQTVLGGWTQLRHTFALQAKQNRIVLNQSSHVGAGFVEPNPEFFRRLGRLASRIENSLDELGAFEISYEHMRFRLNESARFFMLIRALEQEGIGINKLGTHLTREDRQFVYDAYEKMGESNPKNWLSFGQLDEELSELSLAAIVQVSDHLERGELPNDRAARGAILRGERSSNRVRWLRLAEICERLGDLASKQLDNQSLTAADEQFITNYGEELAALLNYELHSASDPLDDAMRCVSVLTQANGNHVHIAVARPQAIYVLYPDHGQELLCRGAVFPYFEFTDDAIVDDQSWKTRLDSATSPDRPRWLEPLFTDE